One Burkholderia sp. 9120 genomic window, CGCGCGCGGCGCTGCGCACGCGTTGCTCGTCGAGGCCGTATTGCAGCAGCACGCTAGCCACCGGATCTTCCAGCGCCTGTGCGTGCAGATCGATTTCGTGCGCCATGCCTTCGTTTTCCATCGACACGTTGCGCTGATGGCCGGCGCTGCGCAGGCAATCGATCAGATAACGGCGGAAATACGCGCACAATGCGTAACCGTTGGACGGCGCGCTCTCGGCGCACGCGTTGGTTTCCGTGTGACCTGGCGCGAGCCGCAGCACCTTGGCGTAAATGAACTGGGCGACCAGTTCTTCCTTATCGTCGCCGAGCGCCTGCAACTCCAGCGGATGATAGGTCCGCAAAGCCCGCTTGACCAGTTCGACCATCGACACCATTTCGTCGGCGGACAACTGGGTGCGCCGGCGCCACAGATCGGGCAGGACCGCGTCGTCGAGTGTGCGGACGAACGCGTGGCTCGGAACTACGCCCATAACAACCTCCGTAGGGGGTAAGGCAAGGAGCGCGGTGAGCCCTGACAACAGGCGGAGAAGCGAAAACCGGGAAGGTGAAGCCGCGCTGGAATGTGAAGCCAGTATGGTTTCCGGCGACGGCTTCGCCTATATGGATTAAGTGGTAGCTGATGGGTAAACTGCCGGGTAAACCATCCGGCATAAAAACGCGATTCGGCATGACACGCTTGTCATTCATCTGAAGAAACGGAGACCGCACGATGCGGGCCGACCCTATCCAGCGTGCGATCGACGAAGACCTTGTGCGCGTGCTTTACGCGCAGGATCCGATCGCCTTTTTTTCGCACTGGTTTTCGATCGCGGTGCTGGTGGCGATCTACTGGCCGGCGATTCCGTCGCCGCCGCTGTTCGTCGCGTGTTTCGGGTTCTATGCGGCGGCCAATTGCGGCAGCCTCGCGTTATGGATCTGCAATCGCCGCTATCCGCATCTTGCGTCGCCGCGTGGCTGGATCGTGCTGCATGCGGTGCGCGGCATGTTGCTGTACAGCGCGCCGGGTTTCGCGATCTGGTTCGCGTTTCATAGCCCGCAGATGGATTTGCCGCTGCTGCATACGGTAATGCTCGTGACGCTGGCGGCCGGCGTGTTCATGTCGAACGGCTTCGACCTGCTGAACTTTTCCACCGCGATTCCGTTCCTGCTGTTTCCGTCGATCGTGCTGCATTTCGGCACGCATACGTTCGACCGCACGATTCTCGCGATCGTCCTCGCGTTTTTCTTTTGCGCGATCAACGTCTACGCGATGAGTTACCGCAAGCTGTTTCGCCAGGTCGTGCAGGCACGGGTCGATCAGCAATATCTGGCGGAGTCGCTGGCGGCGCAGAAGCATGTTGCCGAAGAAGCGAGTCTCGCGAAAACGCGCTTTTTCGCGGCTGCCAGCCACGATTTGCGGCAGCCTCTGCATGCGATCGGTTTGCTCGCGGCGTCGCTCAACGACACGGCGGCAACCCCCGCGCAGCACGCGAAGACCGCCGAACATATCGTCTACAACGTCGAGGCGTTGAATCAGCTGTTCAACCAGGTGCTCGATCTCGCGCGGCTCGAAAGCGGCGTGACACAGGTGATCCGGCTACATTTCCGGCTGGCCGAACTGTTCGAGCGGGTCGGCAGCCAGTATCGTCCGCAGGCGGCGGCCAAAGGTCTCGCGCTGCGGATCGCGCCGACCACGATGATCGTGCACGACGATCCGGTGTTGCTGGAGCGCGTGCTGAGCAATCTGCTGTCCAACGCGGTGCGTTATACCGAGGACGGCGCGATCTGGTTGGGCTTTCGGCGCGCGGGACGCGAGTCGGGCGGCTTTGTCGAGGTGCGCGATTCGGGCATCGGCATTCCGGCGGAGGAGCACGAGCAGGTCTTCGAAGAGTTCTATCAGGTCGCCAATCCGCAGCGCGACGCGCGCCAGGGGCATGGGCTCGGCCTGCCGACGGTGAAGCGGCTGGTCGAAATGCTCGGCGGCGAACTGCGTTTGCGTTCGGCGCCGGGGCGCGGGTCCGTGTTTCGTTTTTCGGTGCAGGCGGGCGAGGCGGGCGGGATTGTCGCGAGCCTGAACGAAACGGTGGCGGGCGGTCCTTCGGCGCAGGGGCGGCGCGTGCTGTGCATCGACGACGATCCGTCGATCCTCGAAGGCCTCGCCAGTCTGCTCGCGCGCTGGGGTTGCGACGTGCGCGGCACTCGCGACGAGGTCGACGCGCTCGCGGTGCTCGAAACGGGTTTCGTGCCGGATGCGGTGCTGTGCGATTACCAGTTGGCGAATCACCGCACCGGCGCGCAGGCGCTGACTGCCGTGCGGCATGTGCTGGCGCGCGCGGGGCACGACAACATCGTGACTTTGCTGATCACGGGGGATATGGCGTCGGCGGAACTGGCGGCGTTGGCGCTGCAGGGGATTCCGGTGTTGCATAAGCCGGTGACCCCCGCGCGCTTGCGGCGCACGCTGGAAATGCTGTGGCAGCAGGCGGAACTGGATAAGGGGCGGGCGACGGCCGCGCGGGCGTTGCGCGCGGACGGCATGGACGAGGTGGATGGACTGGCCGTTAAAGCAGAGAGCTGGAGCGCCAACGGCGCGATACGGGAGGCGGCGAACGGTCCGCCGGACGAAGCGAGGATCTGAAGGCCTGCAGCTCGCTGCGACACGCTGCAAGTCAAACACTACATAGCAAACGGGCGGCGCAAGCGCCGCCCGTCGTCAGTTCGTCA contains:
- a CDS encoding hybrid sensor histidine kinase/response regulator gives rise to the protein MRADPIQRAIDEDLVRVLYAQDPIAFFSHWFSIAVLVAIYWPAIPSPPLFVACFGFYAAANCGSLALWICNRRYPHLASPRGWIVLHAVRGMLLYSAPGFAIWFAFHSPQMDLPLLHTVMLVTLAAGVFMSNGFDLLNFSTAIPFLLFPSIVLHFGTHTFDRTILAIVLAFFFCAINVYAMSYRKLFRQVVQARVDQQYLAESLAAQKHVAEEASLAKTRFFAAASHDLRQPLHAIGLLAASLNDTAATPAQHAKTAEHIVYNVEALNQLFNQVLDLARLESGVTQVIRLHFRLAELFERVGSQYRPQAAAKGLALRIAPTTMIVHDDPVLLERVLSNLLSNAVRYTEDGAIWLGFRRAGRESGGFVEVRDSGIGIPAEEHEQVFEEFYQVANPQRDARQGHGLGLPTVKRLVEMLGGELRLRSAPGRGSVFRFSVQAGEAGGIVASLNETVAGGPSAQGRRVLCIDDDPSILEGLASLLARWGCDVRGTRDEVDALAVLETGFVPDAVLCDYQLANHRTGAQALTAVRHVLARAGHDNIVTLLITGDMASAELAALALQGIPVLHKPVTPARLRRTLEMLWQQAELDKGRATAARALRADGMDEVDGLAVKAESWSANGAIREAANGPPDEARI